From the genome of Bacilli bacterium, one region includes:
- a CDS encoding glycoside hydrolase family 2 TIM barrel-domain containing protein: MINIEKYWENPNVLQVNRESPRSHYIPYADAAAAATEKRGNSPFYQTLNGNWKFRYVGGVNEVTEEFYRDDADVSAWDDLIVPSCWQMKGYDQKHYTNVNYPFPCDPPFVPDRNPAGLYVREFAVSEQWNRKEKYVVFEGVNACFYLWINGRFVGYSQGSRMPAEFNIGAFLRPGVNRMAVMVLKWCDGSYLEDQDAWRFSGIFRDVYLLARDSQHIRDVFIRQELAEDFRRAVLRVEIETKGTVPVRLELRDANNEPVCQNSGLIEGNGAVELTVANPVLWNAEQPVLYRLFIAGGNEVLLFDVGFRKVEIKDSVFMINGVAVKLKGVNRHDFHPELGQTIPVSSMIKDLVLMKQHNINTIRTSHYPNDPRFLSLCDKFGFYIVDEADLECHGVLSAGHYAKSSFHLLTNHPEWEAAFVDRAVRLVERDKNHASVVIWSMGNESGYGPNHMAMARWTKQRDPSRIVHYEGAAPRYEGNPDTACLDVASEMYPSLDYVEAYAVNEHEKKPLFLCEYSHAMGNGPGDLHEYWELFYKYPKLMGGCVWEWVDHGILTATPEGVPFYAYGGDFGDHPHDGNFCIDGLVTPDRKPHNGLKELKQVIAPVTFTAVDLQTGKIQVANRYDFRDLTHVAIYWKVEKDGELDQQGIIWDIAAKARDAQTIVLPYTLPEASTGAYVLTLSCRLKQATEWADAGHEIAFAQFALPVARVAESVARVSQEPIRLNRNGSKVEVNGFDFQHVFDLQAGTFVQLRKNGVDLLVEPAAFTVWRAPTDNDRNIKHEWIKEGFHEAVMKVYQAEIAGQTEQSVEFRVQFSLGAPIYHPILHGEALWRVDNTGGLSLQTHVKVREGVVFLPRFGLRLTMPQGMEEVEYFGFGPHDSYMDKRHSVRQGKFALRVDELTEYHIMPQESGSRHETEWAIVTNEQGMGLKFSGDRTFSFHASHYTPEALTSAGHWHEVKKRPETIVHLDYKMSGVGSNSCGPELLNKYRLDEREFTFAIAITPLFKED, translated from the coding sequence CTATGTCGGCGGCGTGAACGAAGTCACCGAAGAATTTTACCGCGATGACGCGGACGTTTCGGCTTGGGACGATCTAATTGTTCCGTCATGCTGGCAGATGAAAGGTTATGATCAAAAGCATTATACGAACGTCAATTACCCTTTTCCCTGCGATCCTCCTTTCGTGCCCGACCGCAATCCCGCCGGGCTTTATGTCAGAGAATTCGCCGTCTCCGAACAATGGAATCGTAAAGAAAAATACGTCGTTTTTGAGGGTGTCAACGCTTGTTTTTATTTATGGATAAACGGCCGGTTTGTCGGCTACAGCCAGGGCAGCCGGATGCCGGCGGAGTTTAACATTGGCGCGTTTTTGCGCCCGGGCGTCAACCGCATGGCCGTCATGGTCTTAAAATGGTGCGACGGTTCCTATTTGGAAGATCAGGACGCATGGCGTTTTTCCGGAATTTTCCGCGACGTTTATTTGCTTGCCAGAGATTCGCAGCATATTCGCGATGTGTTTATCCGCCAGGAGCTTGCGGAAGATTTTCGCCGGGCGGTTTTGCGCGTCGAGATTGAAACGAAAGGGACCGTGCCGGTACGTCTGGAATTGCGGGATGCGAACAATGAACCGGTTTGCCAAAACAGCGGTTTGATCGAAGGCAACGGGGCGGTTGAATTGACTGTCGCCAATCCGGTTTTGTGGAACGCCGAACAGCCGGTATTGTACCGCCTGTTTATTGCGGGCGGAAATGAGGTTCTCCTGTTTGACGTCGGATTCCGCAAAGTGGAGATTAAAGATAGCGTGTTTATGATCAACGGCGTTGCGGTAAAACTGAAAGGGGTGAACCGGCACGACTTTCATCCCGAGCTGGGGCAAACGATTCCTGTTAGCAGTATGATAAAAGATCTTGTATTGATGAAACAGCATAATATCAACACAATCCGCACATCCCATTATCCGAACGATCCCCGGTTTTTATCGTTGTGCGACAAATTCGGTTTCTATATTGTTGACGAAGCCGATCTGGAATGCCATGGGGTCTTGTCAGCCGGGCATTATGCGAAATCCTCGTTTCATTTGTTGACAAATCATCCAGAATGGGAAGCGGCGTTTGTGGATCGCGCCGTCCGGCTGGTGGAAAGAGACAAAAACCACGCTTCTGTCGTCATCTGGTCCATGGGCAACGAATCGGGCTATGGCCCAAACCATATGGCGATGGCGAGATGGACCAAACAGCGGGACCCGTCCAGAATCGTGCATTATGAAGGCGCCGCGCCGCGATACGAGGGCAATCCCGATACCGCGTGCCTGGACGTGGCTAGCGAGATGTATCCGTCGCTTGATTACGTTGAGGCTTATGCGGTGAATGAACATGAAAAGAAGCCGCTGTTTTTGTGTGAATACAGCCACGCAATGGGCAATGGTCCGGGCGATTTGCACGAATACTGGGAGCTGTTTTACAAATATCCCAAGCTGATGGGCGGGTGTGTTTGGGAATGGGTTGATCACGGCATTTTGACGGCGACGCCGGAAGGCGTTCCGTTTTACGCGTATGGAGGCGACTTCGGCGACCATCCGCACGACGGGAACTTTTGCATAGACGGTTTGGTTACGCCGGACAGAAAGCCGCACAACGGTCTTAAGGAATTGAAGCAGGTGATCGCTCCGGTCACCTTTACCGCCGTGGATTTGCAGACCGGCAAAATACAAGTTGCGAATCGTTACGATTTCCGCGATTTAACGCATGTCGCAATTTATTGGAAAGTGGAAAAAGACGGCGAACTTGACCAGCAAGGCATCATTTGGGATATTGCGGCAAAAGCGCGCGATGCGCAGACGATCGTACTTCCGTACACTTTGCCTGAAGCGTCAACCGGCGCTTATGTGCTTACGCTTTCTTGCAGATTGAAGCAAGCCACGGAGTGGGCGGACGCCGGACACGAAATTGCGTTTGCGCAATTTGCTTTGCCGGTTGCCCGGGTTGCGGAGAGTGTTGCGCGCGTGTCGCAAGAACCGATTCGCCTGAACAGGAACGGCAGCAAAGTGGAAGTGAACGGCTTCGATTTCCAACACGTGTTTGATCTGCAGGCCGGCACCTTTGTACAGCTGCGGAAAAACGGGGTGGATTTGCTCGTCGAACCGGCGGCTTTTACCGTTTGGCGGGCGCCGACGGACAATGATCGCAATATCAAACATGAATGGATCAAAGAAGGCTTTCATGAGGCCGTGATGAAAGTGTATCAGGCGGAGATTGCCGGACAAACGGAGCAATCCGTCGAGTTTCGCGTGCAGTTTTCGCTTGGCGCGCCGATTTATCATCCGATCCTGCATGGCGAAGCGCTGTGGCGGGTCGACAACACAGGCGGATTGTCGCTGCAAACGCACGTGAAAGTGCGGGAAGGCGTGGTCTTTTTGCCCCGATTCGGGTTGCGCCTGACGATGCCGCAAGGAATGGAAGAAGTCGAGTATTTCGGATTTGGGCCTCATGACAGCTATATGGACAAGCGCCACAGCGTCCGCCAAGGCAAATTCGCGCTGCGTGTCGATGAGCTCACCGAGTACCATATCATGCCGCAGGAAAGCGGTTCGCGCCATGAGACCGAATGGGCCATTGTGACCAACGAACAAGGCATGGGGCTGAAATTTTCCGGGGACCGGACATTCTCTTTCCATGCGTCCCATTATACGCCGGAAGCGTTGACATCGGCGGGGCATTGGCATGAAGTAAAGAAACGGCCGGAAACGATTGTTCATCTCGATTACAAAATGAGCGGAGTAGGCTCCAACTCGTGCGGACCGGAATTGCTTAACAAATACCGTTTGGATGAGCGGGAATTTACGTTTGCCATCGCCATTACGCCCCTGTTCAAGGAAGACTAA
- a CDS encoding aldo/keto reductase → MEKRLYGKTGMNVSVLGFGGAEIGYEGATQQSVDRLLGSALDAGLNLIDTAECYRNSEELIGKAIAHRRGEFYLFTKCGHAKGFDLPDWDPGMIAQSIDRSLRLLRTDYVDVIHLHSCSEEILRRGYVIEALQKAKQQGKTRFIGYSGDSAAALYAVKSGVFDSLEISLNIADQEAIDLVIPEATKREMGVVVKRPIANAAWKTGKLPENQYAHTYWHRLQELAYDFLKPGSSESIGIALRFTLSVPGVHSAIVGTAKPERWVENARLLEAGPLPPDLYQAIRERWKQIAKPAWVGQQ, encoded by the coding sequence ATGGAGAAGCGGTTGTACGGTAAAACCGGCATGAATGTCAGCGTGCTTGGATTCGGCGGCGCGGAAATCGGTTATGAAGGAGCCACGCAGCAAAGCGTGGACAGATTGCTGGGGAGCGCGCTCGACGCCGGGCTGAATCTGATTGATACCGCCGAATGTTATCGGAATAGCGAGGAATTGATCGGAAAAGCGATAGCCCATCGGCGCGGCGAATTTTATTTGTTTACCAAATGCGGACATGCCAAAGGTTTTGATCTGCCCGATTGGGATCCCGGGATGATCGCACAAAGCATCGACCGAAGTTTGCGCTTGCTGCGAACGGATTATGTGGATGTCATCCATCTGCATAGCTGCTCGGAGGAAATACTGCGCCGCGGTTACGTGATCGAAGCGCTGCAGAAGGCGAAACAGCAGGGGAAAACAAGATTTATCGGCTACAGCGGCGATTCCGCCGCCGCGCTTTACGCCGTAAAAAGCGGCGTGTTCGATTCGCTGGAAATTTCGCTGAATATTGCCGACCAGGAAGCGATCGATTTGGTCATTCCGGAAGCGACGAAACGGGAGATGGGCGTCGTCGTAAAGCGTCCGATCGCGAATGCCGCCTGGAAGACGGGGAAGCTGCCGGAGAACCAATATGCGCATACATACTGGCATCGCCTGCAAGAGCTGGCATATGATTTTCTTAAGCCGGGAAGCAGCGAATCGATTGGAATCGCGCTTCGTTTCACGCTATCTGTGCCCGGCGTCCATTCCGCGATCGTCGGCACGGCAAAGCCGGAGAGATGGGTGGAAAACGCCCGGCTGCTCGAGGCAGGCCCGCTGCCGCCGGATTTGTACCAAGCCATCCGCGAACGCTGGAAACAAATCGCAAAACCCGCCTGGGTCGGCCAACAATAA